The genomic window TCCATCTTCAATTGAGGACCAAAGTTCTTTGGAACGAATGAGATTCTCCATGAGCATTGACCAATGGTCATAATGTCCATCAAACTTTGGAACACGAGACTGTGAGTGTTTGGATTCATCCATTAATGGATCAAGGAAGAagcttgaagatgaagaagaagctcGCGCAAAAAAAAACGGTTATAACGGTTTTGTTCTTGAGAAAACTGCAGTTTTCTCTCTTTCCTCAGGTTTAGATCTTttaggctctagataccacttgTTAATTGCAAAGTGGAATCTCTCATCTTATTCCTCATAGGCAATGTCTTATATAGGCTTATTTACAACTCAATTGTTTAGACTAGCAAATTGGCCAAGCCAAGCCTAAGCCCAACagcaggccaggccagccttgCGCGCGCGCCTGCATTATGCTGCTTGCTGCACAAGCCAAGCCACACAACACTAAGCCTAAGCACATAAGCCTATTCCTAACagtttaagtttgtcattttttttccaatagAGTATTTAAGATCATCATtatatttacatttacattaaaaaaattagaataaaatatttttatactaaATTTGTTATAAAACATTGTTataatataagtgaaattatttataaaactTGTTAAATTAATACAGTCTGTGTaaatctttgtttttatttaatctaattttatttcaggttaaaaataaatgttttgttttttttaagtaaaaaaaaataattttggagaAGTTAttgtcccgtgtatattttataaataaattataattagtatgttctatttattcaaatttttatttaaatgaccACATGTTTATCAGGTTGAAGTGGACAGATTGTGTATCAAGGTGAGCATAAAAACAAGTGATCACAGTAacagatttatatttaaatgatCACAGCGAAGAAGGGTGGTTTAGGATACCATAATTCCCATCCCCCTATAAAGcaaattatcaaatatatatcTAAGGACATCAAATGAATCAGAGTAAGCATTGAAACTAAATTTACCAAAATTAGTGATAAATAAGTAAAAGTAGAATTTTTCACTGCACTTCAGGCAAGACATCAGTTCAAACAACAGATGAAAATCTTTTAAAGCAAAACtgaaattaagaaaaaacaATATCTCAACCTCGATGATTAATCTTAACAACACAATATGACAAAAACTAATTCATCCTTCTAATGAGTTCATTGATCTTATCTTCCCTGTTGCCAGCGTCACCGCCTTCAACATAGtgatttcttttcttcttcaaaccaCCTAGGGGAGCTTTGAGCTTGAAAGGCCACAGGAAGTTATTTGCCTCTCTGAAGTGAGGACCAACTGTCAGTATCTCATGAATCAGATCTTCAATGCAAATGATCCCGTGCTTCCCGAGAACCTGCCATCGAATATTAGGTCAGTCGAAGAATAGAAAAATACAATCAAAAGTCAGCATAACCATTCAACAGCATCGTACATGGGACATCCAAATTCCCATCAGTCAAGAAATCACACATAAGATAATCTTACAATCTGGACTGTTGAATCAAAGATCAAACAACTCGTGTTCTGATTTTGTCAAATTGGGTCCAAAATACAAACTCAGAATAAAGAGCCATCTCATCTAGGTCCAACAGTTCAGATTGTCGATTACAAGATATATGATTGCAGTGAATCCATATCACAGACAAACCTGTTCGATGATAGAGTTGTCTGTCAAAGGAATTCTTTGTCTGTCCACTTTGCCGTAACCCCTCTTGTAGATCAATTCCTTGACACTCTTCAGATTAGGGTACCTGAAAGAAAGTACCGTATAGTAAGAACCCATACTGAGTAATAATGAAGAATGATATCATCTGGAGGCTTGATAATTTGAAATGTTGTATACCCGTATGTAACATATGGCTCTACCCTGTGGAGCATATTCACAGTGGCTTTGTTGACTTTGAGAAAGACACCATTAAAGATCTGCAGTCAAAAGTAACGGAAGAATAAGTCTACACTGTAATTGAGTCTTGGAAACAGTATTTGAGGGGTTGGAGAAAGAGAACCAGAAgcaaaacaaaaagagaaataataaagTAAAAACTTTGTGAAATAAAGAAaggaataaaatattttatattaggtGAATGCTCAAAAAATGTTGTCTAACATAACATATCGCTCTCCATGAGATGATCAATCAACAATGCAGGAGACAGAACAGAACAGCACACAATCTATCTAACAAGGACCAATTCTATGAAAAGCTATAGTTGTAAGGTGCAATCTTATCAAACATGGAAATCCTAACTAGTAGTATCAAATAGTGGAGTATAGATATACAAAAACAATAGATCATAAGTCGATGCACAATACCTAATATCTTACACAttgtattaaaattatattcaattcaataattcAACATTCAAATTATACCCAAGTATTAAACATTATAGAAAGATTATAGATAAAAGAATCATTTCAAAGAGCAAAGAGCTTTAGGCTTATCTCatgaaggaaaaaaacaataatacttAACAATTAGCTGAAAGCTTAGTTCAACAAACTCTACGtgtattaatttaataataagtGCTGATAAGTTCCCTAAAACAACTCATTGAACAAACCTTTAATCAGAGGTGCATTGCAATTGCTTGTATACATAATAATACAGTCACACAATAAGTATACAAGTAAACAAACATACAATTCCACGCTAAAAAGTAGTACACAAACAACCCTTGACAAATTTCTCAATCCAAAATGAAGTTACTAATCAACAAATTCAACACCAATCAAGAACAAAACCAATAAACACTGAACCAATTCATTGAGTAGCAAATTAAAACACCATTTTAAAGTTACCTGTCTCAAACGCAAAAGCTGCAAAATCTTCCTTGATTTTGGGTCCATAGCATTGATACTGAAAccccaaaaatcataaaattccaattaataaaaaaatcacatagaatacaaaaatatatatactataaaataaaaaataaattaccctCTGATCCTGATAATGAACAAGAGCTTAGCTTCAGGATCAACATAAAATCCACCCTTAAGTTTAGCTTCACGCTTCAACCTAATCAACTCCTTTTGCTGATAAACAcagattaaattaaattaataaataatcatacaaattaaaaatgtaattggattaaattaacgaaatttatgaaaattattaatACAATACCTGTTCATCATATTCCTTAGCGTACTGTTTGGCTCTACTCAAAATGAGTTTCCTAGTTTCAGATCTCTTCTTCTTAGCTGATTCAAGTTCTTGCTTTTTCACCAAAGCCCATTCTTCGTTCCTTTTCTGCTTCTTCAAAACCGATTCAGGAACAACTGATTTCACTTCCTCTTTCGCCATTCTGAGATTCAATGAATGATTCAGAAtatgaaattgaaatgaaatcGAAAATTGATATGAAAAATTGAAGAGAGATTGAGATTGAAAAATGTTACCTGGTGCCGCGCAATAGAAGGTGATGGAGAAGAAATGTTGCTAGGGTTTTGTACTTCTGCTCTCTACCCTAATGGGCTGGGCTATTCATACCAAACAAATATGTGGGCTTTGTTTTTgtacaaaacaataaaatatatttttctagcattatatttttggaaattgctgtaaaaaaaaaatagattaatttttatgttgcgacaatgcaaaatatttttatgtctttcaaGTGTGTGATTTATATTGTAACATAGTCATATTTATAGGAGATTATATGGACCAATGATATAGGTCAAGACTAATGAAGATCTACTATAATTATTCACAACACTCCCCCTTTGGTTGTGAAAACtttgattttaatattattaactagtttaaagactagTGGATTCGCACGAGTCAATTgaattttattcgatatttaagtttgttatataatatattagaaATTGTTATATGATATTGTTAACATATAAGTagaattattgtgtttttttcttgtaaatttGGAGCAACTTATTAACATAAGTGGCTGGTAATTTCATTTACTCTTCCAATTATAGTTATTGGTTCactagtttaatatttttacacttttattgttattgttatggacgattaaatcaaattaaatttggTATATGGTTCGACTAATAATTTGAGTGCAGGTGTGGACAAAGAGTAGATGTGCATTTTTGAATGAGCTACCAATTATGGAAGCTGCATCAAACAAGTATGCAGCGGAGTTTCATGTTACCAACTTGAGATGAAATTAGAGCTTGATCATATAAATCTAACTAAACACTAAATATGTCTAGTGTGAAACATCTTGTGTTGCTATGTGAAAGCTTATTGTAGTTGTAGTGTTAAGAGTGTGTTTATAAGGAGTGGTAATTCTAACCATATAAATCGAATTTGTAAGGTTAAGTTAGATTCaatccaaaattttaaaatggtatCAACAGACTCCACTCCAAAATTCGTTGAGCTATTGGTTATCATTTTTTCACCATCTGATTGTCCACTATTTATATTCACGTATCAATCTAATAATGTAGGACGTGAGAAAATGTGTTAAAACTTCAcattagataaaataaagataattgtCATTTTATAAactgattttgtaaaattgaggTAGGTTTTCCTTCATAATTTGGTTGAGTAGTAGCTAATTAGAAGAAGATTGTCACTAATTAATCCCACTGAATAATTGAACACACAAAAGTCATCGTTTGGAGTGATATGACATGAGTGAAAAATTTGGtggaaatatatattttgtcgAAGATAAGATTCTTTTGAGGGTGGTGGATCCTATCTCATAAGGATAGAGATGAtttaatttgtaatcatacataataaagaaatgaaaTTTTAGTGACTTTAATCTTTGGAACTTTGGTGATATAAAGTTAGCTCTTATTGTTGGAGTAGAAGAGTACAAAAGTGTATTAATATGGAGGTTGAGTATCCAAGTATAATTAATACTAACAACAATACtagttgtttcaaaaaataaaactatatagaTCCAAGGTTATCGTAAAAATGTTTTCCACATGTGTgatatttcttttttctaaaattattgttcattttaaaattatggTTGTAGTTGTTTTAGTCctattattttgtaatttagtTTTATTCATAATTCATGACATGTCTTGTGCTGTGAATaatcttttgaaaatatattgtttgtttgtatttaaaaaagaaaagtgaaTCAAAGTTTAAAGACCTATTATACCTTAGGCTTCTTACACAGTTATCAatcaaatttttactttgttataaCTACAAAAAGAATTGTTAATAACTCCTCAAATAAAGAAACTAggaaatgaaaaaaagaaataatacatgaaaaaatttgttaaaagaTTTTTAAGGTTTAAAAACCATAAACTTAGGCACATTGTTTTCTATATATGTGGGCTACATGAACTGAAACATagaatattcaataaattatcaCACACTTCATTGGAGTGATTTGCTGTAGTTGTTTTCACACAATTTTGAATCTCGAGGAACGATCCAGATTAATGCAGttataaaatcatttaaaacaattttgacCACATATTTTAGATCGGACATATGTAATCTACAGAAGTATCAAAACTGTAGGAAATCTGTTTTCCAGTGTTACTATTTTGAGTGGGACCCATTTCATCCATTATATTATACTATGCATGAATGAAAATATCATCGTAGGATAAGaccaaaaaaaagagtaaatagTAGCACACCCCatcaacaatatataaaattaataagaagGCTAAGATAAGAACAATACAAAGTGGATTGTGATCTATCATCTATCCACTGTGATGTAGGATTGTTtgattttatacaaaaaaaattaagcaacaAAAATGGGTTCTCTTATGGCAGGATGGGGTTCTTCCTCCATTGATCCAAAATCAGGTACCATTTAATAACATTATACTATTACTATACACATATGCTTTGTGCTTAATTAAGCAGTTCATGTTGTGGAGTAACTAATCATATTAAAAGCTAGTTTTTTTCTGATGGGGGAAAATTTTCCATATTATTTCAGCCACACTTAAAAGGAACCAGTCACTCACTAAAGATGAAATTGATGCTTATTGGAAATCAAAGAAGAAAATAGAGGAAGAACACCTTAGAGCCATTTCCAATCTTTCAGAGACTATTCAGGTTAGATATTTGAAACCTCTACTTGCCAACTTTTATCTCTTCTCTActcttttcaatatttttcttttcatttttcttgtttttattttttacctttttCTTGTGTGTTTGTGTAACTGTCACTACTAaattattgaaataaattaGAGACAAAAGATTAAGTATTAAATAAGGCTGTAGTCCtataaaattaatgtatgaTGATGCAACCTGATGAACAGGGTAACAAATACAATGATCCTGAAAAGAAGATTCAGAGGTCAATGACTATGCCTGTGACCCATGTAAGGGACTCTAATATGGACGTACTTGACACAAGTTTGGAGCAACTTATCAACAAAAATGGCTGGTAACAGATAATTTTCTCTTTCAATTATAGTTATATATGATTGACTCAATAGTTTAATATTTGTTACacttttattgttgttttagAGGAAGTAGTCCTATGGTTATGAATCATATATATGGTTGGTTGGACTAATAATTTGAATGCAGGTGGACAAAGAGTAGCTGGGCATTTCTGAATGAGCCTCCATTGATGGAAGCTGCTTCAAACAAATATGCAGCTCAGTTTCATGTTGCCAACTTGGGACCGTCAAAATTGAATCCTGAAGATGAAATTAGTGCTTGATCATATAAATCTAACTAAACACTAAAGCATGTATATATTAATTGATCAATCAAGCGATTAATCAGTATTTATGTCTACTTCAATATAAGATGTCTAGTGTTGTAACAATAGTGGTGTTCGTTTTTGGAGTCTCGTGTTGCGATGTAAGAAGCTTAATGTATGTTAATCAACGTGTGTTTCCTGCTTTGTTTGAAGAGTGTAATGAAAATACCGAAACAGTGTGTTCATTTGATAGAGAGTTTTTATCGTAACATTTAACAGTTTCTTGATTTGAACGCTAAAAACTAAAACCACTAACTTACTGACAATCGTctataagaaaacaaaacatttgcctataaaaaaacaaatgcgatcataaaaaaattgatcgTTCTGATAATAGCAAAGATGTTAGCCAAGTGAAGGCTGTGAAGCATAAAGGGAAGTTATAAGAAATGGAGAACACAGCCACAAAAGCAATAGAATCTTACATTGCAGGTTATTCATTCGGGATGTATTAGCGAATTGCACAATTTCCTGCTGAAGGTTGCAATGTAGTTGATCTTAAATTTGTATACGCTAAATCAGATACATGACTGAATAAACTCCTAGTTAGTTATTTTCTGGATTGAGGTTCTTCTCAGTGAGAATCATATTCAAGTTGTTGGCTGCTTCATCCAATCCAAGGCCTGTAAAAGCATCCATAATTCTTTTACAAGCAAGCGTATCAAAATCTGGTGTTGTCGCTTGTTTCCATTGATCAATAACTTCACCAGCTTCTTTTGCATGATCAAGAATGAGATATGCAGATATGATGCAGATATAATTCCTGCTAATCATTTTCTGTTTAGTCCTTCTCAATGAATTCCATATCATATCAAGTTTATCCTTATTTCCCAACCCACCATAAAGAATGATCAATAAGTCATATGTTATCCATTGACTTTGCGTGATCTTTTTCTCAGTCTCGACTAGTGAGTTGGAACTTGCTCTATCAAGATGACCCGCGGTAAAATATACGTTGGCCAGGTTCAAGTATCTAATCCAACTTTCATCAGAATCAGCACTATTGCGCATTTCTTCAAGAATCCTTCTAACTTCATCAATATCAAGAGAAGCAGCACATGAACTTATCCATAGATTAAAAGTAAAGATATCAGGGGTAACCTTTTGTTGTTTGAGGTCTTCGATAACCGATGGGACCTTTTCGACCTGCCCGACTGACATGTAAAGAGTCATCATTTCATTGTAAGTAAGGGCATCAAAGGGGAGGTTTGAATCTTTTATCCTTTCATATAGTTCCTCAGCCTTTTCAGTCATTTTTGCTCCTGCATAACAATGGAGGAGGGCTGTGTAAGTCTCGCATGTCTTTGCGGAAAGTGGTAAAGCCTCAAAGTAGCGCTCTGCAGCATCAATGCCAAAAACCTTGTTCATCAAATCTATGCGGTCTGCATAATCAGAGTCTGATAACTTGTATTCTTCATGACTAACCATCCATTCCGATAGCTGAAATcaacaatattaaaaaatggtGAAGCCCTATATCCAACAGAAAATGAGAGCCATGTTCATAATAAAACTTTCCAAGTCCAAATCTTATTACTAGAAAAGACTGCAACATTATTTAACAACCATCGAATGCATTTGATTCTGAGACCGTTTTATGGAGCAAAACTAATACATGAAAATACAATGCATCAGAAAAACATTCAGGAATAGAGGCCCTTAGCCACTGGATGACCCTTTATTATTCCAACAATTTTAGGCATTACAGAACTACGTAAAGTATTAATTTGTGGACCTTACAAAGTCTATTAATTAGGTAGACACCTTGCAATATTCCTTCTTCTAAACCTtataaaactaataataatcaTCGGTGAAGATTCAGTAAGAGTCttgatttgttaataaaagaataAGATCATTATCTTAAAAGCAAAAAGATCCAAAAACTTCTATGATCTGCTACTACTTCATGTGTTATAAAGatattctcttcttttttttttccacttgaTCTAAACAATTTCCAGAAGTTATCGCTAATTCATGGTCAGATAACTATAGTACCCAAAAATAAACTTCAGAACTCAAAAAAACTGCCATCTAATGAAagcctgtttggataaagatcTTAAATAAACGCTTATCAAATAAGCTATTTCTGTAACAAAATATCAAAAAGAAGTCTAACAATTCTCctaaaaattataagttgttttcatgagCTATCCTAAAGAGCTTATttaaataagctgaaaaataacGTCATAAGTTATTTCCATATGCTCTCTCAGAGACAATCTCACAAGTACCAGTACGGCAGTACCTATGGTGCTGTTTGGATAAACGCCTCAATTTGCAATTTATAATAGCATAAGCTCTTATCATAATATActcttatgtataagctatttctataacaaaagataaaataaagccAAACTATTTTTGTATAatctataagctgttttcataagctatcctcaataaattatggaaataagctgaaaacagtttATGAACATAttcataagctctctcaaacaaTGTCACAAGTGATTATGCCagtaaataagctcaaataagtcaatccaaacacaCTTTTTATAAGCTATTCTAAAGAGCCAATTGCAATAAGCTATAAACAAATTCAACACGAAGAGAAATGAAAGAAACAAAACCTCTAAAGCGTGTTTATAACGCTGAGAATCTCTAAGTTCTTTAGAAATATCACGAAGCTGAGAAACAGGAATAGAATTCCCTTGAAGAACCCATTTCTGAAGAACATTAGTAGCACTTCGTTTGGGAAGTCTCAGTCTCAAGATTCTGCTTCTtagatcatcatcatcaccctCCGCAGAGTTCGGAGTTTCTTCTACATAATCACTGCTCACAGCatctgaagaaaaaaatcttGCTGAGCGATGATGGTGATAACTGTTATTGATTAAACCACTGTTTCTGCATCAACATGGTTAATTGAACTTTGGTGAATTCTTAGCTATGAATCTGAATGGTTATTTGGAAAATTGGAGAATGAAATTTGCGTTACCTTCGTTTGATGAGAGAGAGAAATAGAGAACGGTAAGACATTGACGGCGTTTGTTGTAACTTGCTCcgtttgatttggttttgacGGAGGAATTTGGTCGGAGATGAGAGACTCTGCTTTGTTTCAGAGACTGTGTGAATgggaaatgtttttgtttttgtcaactTCAAACGAAATGGGTGTGGGCCTATTATGGACTTTGGCCCAGATATTGACTAATTTTTATGCAGAAGTGCACTAAGAGAATTTCTTTTGAAGCCCCCGTGTTTCTCGCGCACTCTGctgattttcatttttgtcattTCAGTTACTtcagtagcggacgttataaaaatgtgtaatttaaGTAAGATTTCCCCGaaacataaaattttcaaaattttacacTTAAATAGCTTAAGGAGTATTTTAGTAATTGCATGGGGAGAGAAAAGAAGCTCTTGTGTACTAGTATCATTATGTTCCAAAATGAAGTAAAACAAACTCTTAAGCCTAAAAATAGTGTAGTATTGAACAATATACACTCTCTAATAATAATACTCTTTTTAAAATCATACATTTATACATACTAATTCAACTCAACTATTGAACTGAGATTGATCGACTTAGattacatcttttttttttatacaaacttAGATTACATCTTGATTAAACTATTGTTACGATTTAAATCCTCTAAATATCATTATGTAGTTGAGACTTGAGATGAGTGTAATTGCTAAAACTAGGTAAATGGTACACATATGTATTAGAATTTATTTTAACTTCAAATactaaattcaaaatttaatttgagtTGTCTCTTCACAATTGCAATTGTATAATAGTTATAGAAATGCAATTATGTTAAAgctattgcaaaaaaaatttatcatcaAGTTCAACCGTAATTTTATTCAAACTCACTTGGGTTGATATattggtattgacttgagacttgggagtgtgctcctcttgaggtctgaggttcgattctctctaatGTCAATTTGgatggactaatttagcttcttcaaaaaaaaatccgtAATCTTATTCAATTCGATTCAAAATATTAGTCTATTTACTATAATTTTATCTGATTCAAGATGATATTAATCTCGTTACAAATTGTAtctaattattaaaaaagaaattcataattacttaattaattatacCATTACTTTAAATTTATGATAATTACAAAACTAACCTGCTATTGAAAACCCGAAATTACCCTGCCCTCCCCAAAAGGGGGAATATACTAACCTACGACGCGCTACTACAGGCAACACAGAACGTTACCGTGTTTCCTTCCTTTCTTCCACTCGCCACCATCACCATTTCCTTCTTCTTCGATTCCATTACATCACAGAGAGCTTGTTTCAGATTGGTTGACGAATTTTCGAATTCGAAATCAGAATCGGAAATGGGAACATTAGGCAGAGCTATATACAGCGTTGGATTTTGGATTCGTGAAACTGGTCAAGCCATTGATCGCCTCGGTTCCCGCCTCCAGGGAAATTACTACTTTCAAGAACAGCGTCAGTCACTACTATTCTCTTCTTAGATCCATTTTCTCTTTCCGTAATTACCCTTCATCTATGTCTTAGATCAATTCTCTAATCCATTTCTTCAAATGCAGcgtaattgtttttatttttgtagctTTTCATTATTGTTCTACTTATTTATTATTAGTACTTGTGCTCTATGTATTGAAAGCTTAATGGAATAATTGGTACTAAGAAATATGATGGTATGGTTGTGGCAAAATGTTGGAAAGAAATGGATATTTATGGGTAATTTGTTTTTAGCGTATAGTGGCTTGCAAGTGGAACAAACTATGAAGCACACACTGGACACGCACAGACGCTGACATGTCGACAGTGATAATAATtggagaaaatgacataattcaatgtaattataagtatTTGTGTCATGTCAGTGTCAGACACCGGGACAGCATAATTCGaggagtgtttgtgcttcatagggAAAAACATACCGAGATTCTGGAGattgaatatataattatattaggcTGTGGTGTAGTAGAAACTTGTTGATTTGGACTTAGGTGTATACTC from Trifolium pratense cultivar HEN17-A07 linkage group LG1, ARS_RC_1.1, whole genome shotgun sequence includes these protein-coding regions:
- the LOC123886516 gene encoding 60S ribosomal protein L7-4-like; translation: MAKEEVKSVVPESVLKKQKRNEEWALVKKQELESAKKKRSETRKLILSRAKQYAKEYDEQQKELIRLKREAKLKGGFYVDPEAKLLFIIRIRGINAMDPKSRKILQLLRLRQIFNGVFLKVNKATVNMLHRVEPYVTYGYPNLKSVKELIYKRGYGKVDRQRIPLTDNSIIEQVLGKHGIICIEDLIHEILTVGPHFREANNFLWPFKLKAPLGGLKKKRNHYVEGGDAGNREDKINELIRRMN
- the LOC123886535 gene encoding uncharacterized protein LOC123886535; the encoded protein is MGSLMAGWGSSSIDPKSATLKRNQSLTKDEIDAYWKSKKKIEEEHLRAISNLSETIQGNKYNDPEKKIQRSMTMPVTHVRDSNMDVLDTSLEQLINKNGWWTKSSWAFLNEPPLMEAASNKYAAQFHVANLGPSKLNPEDEISA
- the LOC123886523 gene encoding pentatricopeptide repeat-containing protein At5g09450, mitochondrial yields the protein MSYRSLFLSLIKRRNSGLINNSYHHHRSARFFSSDAVSSDYVEETPNSAEGDDDDLRSRILRLRLPKRSATNVLQKWVLQGNSIPVSQLRDISKELRDSQRYKHALELSEWMVSHEEYKLSDSDYADRIDLMNKVFGIDAAERYFEALPLSAKTCETYTALLHCYAGAKMTEKAEELYERIKDSNLPFDALTYNEMMTLYMSVGQVEKVPSVIEDLKQQKVTPDIFTFNLWISSCAASLDIDEVRRILEEMRNSADSDESWIRYLNLANVYFTAGHLDRASSNSLVETEKKITQSQWITYDLLIILYGGLGNKDKLDMIWNSLRRTKQKMISRNYICIISAYLILDHAKEAGEVIDQWKQATTPDFDTLACKRIMDAFTGLGLDEAANNLNMILTEKNLNPENN